The Paramisgurnus dabryanus chromosome 3, PD_genome_1.1, whole genome shotgun sequence genome includes a window with the following:
- the ntf4 gene encoding uncharacterized protein ntf4, which produces MHWLPLVAMVIASALPFPQSPVSRLVAATIEPGRNDSNSSYSVSMPVNLTASNISHDAVVSHSNNSLSYSKNDRTADTYNHTKGKDIALSPFTYEADSIIKSEANQENILSDDTKNMEYKSQKKRLAKNASSSNNVLKDHQPEFHEEKSTEAETDMNMRSSLDVSKGFLKRSQEHQDEMQGEMVKPAGVKVEVPMKILKEGLGAALGFGLDAGLREEDQMLLDAHPRVLFSPALSPPKHPPLLLMLELGLLADDVEDEESHTMDATPAREGADQESYKNLLLGVSDSDNPSSFHVSSHEQQPRIRRKRQLSHTAQSRQRSVCEAESGWVTDRKTSVDQKGQKVNILPEIQTQTGPLKQYFYETKCRKPSQEGKGEGQGVEGAGCLGVDKKHWMSKCETKQSFVRALTSDVNNRVGWRWIRIDSSCVCVLLTRGTYYTEKKAERVREGRGYR; this is translated from the coding sequence ATGCACTGGCTTCCCCTGGTTGCCATGGTGATCGCCTCGGCCCTGCCTTTCCCTCAAAGTCCTGTATCCAGGCTTGTTGCCGCGACGATAGAGCCTGGCAGAAACGACAGCAACAGCAGCTATTCAGTCAGCATGCCAGTCAATTTAACAGCGAGCAACATCTCCCACGATGCTGTTGTTTCTCACAGTAACAATAGTTTGAGCTACAGCAAAAACGACAGAACAGCTGATACTTATAATCACACAAAAGGAAAGGATATCGCATTATCCCCATTTACATATGAAGCGGACAGTATAATCAAAAGTGAAGCTAACcaagaaaacattttatctGATGACACAAAGAATATGGAatacaaatcacaaaaaaaacgtCTGGCCAAAAATGCCAGCTCAAGCAATAACGTTCTCAAGGACCATCAACCTGAGTTTCATGAAGAAAAGAGTACTGAGGCAGAGACTGATATGAACATGAGGAGTAGTCTTGATGTTTCTAAGGGCTTTCTGAAGAGGTCCCAAGAACATCAAGACGAAATGCAAGGAGAGATGGTGAAGCCAGCTGGGGTTAAGGTGGAAGTGCCAATGAAGATACTGAAGGAAGGTTTGGGAGCAGCACTAGGCTTTGGGTTAGACGCAGGCCTACGAGAAGAAGATCAGATGTTGCTCGACGCCCATCCCCGCGTTCTCTTCTCTCCTGCCCTCTCTCCACCCAAACATCCACCTCTGCTCCTAATGCTGGAGTTAGGGTTGCTGGCTGATGACGTTGAGGATGAGGAAAGCCACACGATGGACGCTACCCCAGCCAGGGAAGGAGCGGACCAAGAGTCATATAAGAACTTACTGCTGGGTGTCTCTGATTCAGACAACCCCTCCTCGTTCCACGTATCATCCCACGAACAACAGCCGAGAATCCGCCGCAAGCGGCAACTCAGTCACACCGCACAAAGCCGCCAGCGCTCGGTGTGCGAAGCCGAAAGCGGGTGGGTGACTGACAGGAAAACCTCAGTGGACCAGAAGGGCCAAAAGGTCAATATCTTACCAGAAATCCAGACCCAGACGGGGCCACTAAAGCAGTACTTCTATGAAACGAAGTGCCGTAAGCCATCTCAGGAGGGTAAAGGGGAAGGGCAGGGGGTGGAGGGCGCAGGCTGCTTGGGAGTGGATAAGAAACACTGGATGAGCAAGTGTGAAACCAAACAGTCGTTTGTGCGTGCGCTTACATCTGATGTCAATAACAGAGTAGGTTGGCGGTGGATACGAATCGACTCCTCCTGCGTCTGCGTGCTGCTCACTAGAGGAACATACTACACTGAGAAGAAAGCAGAGAGAGTTCGAGAAGGGAGGGGGTACAGATAA